The following coding sequences are from one Humulus lupulus chromosome X, drHumLupu1.1, whole genome shotgun sequence window:
- the LOC133805885 gene encoding uncharacterized mitochondrial protein AtMg00240-like — protein MEPNLKLSKDEGDVLPDPTSYRSIIGKLIYLTITWADISFAVNRLSQFLSLPRLPHLKAAQRILQYLKGRPGEGLCFPSSSQPQLKAYAESNFTAHDLHLKVFLDSDWGSCLNTRRSVTGYWIFLSNSLISWK, from the coding sequence ATGGAGCCTAATCTTAAGTTGAGCAAAGATGAAGGAGATGTCCTTCCTGATCCTACATCCTACAGAAGCATAATAGGAAAATTAATTTATCTCACCATTACATGGGCTGATATATCTTTTGCTGTTAATAGGTTGAGTCAATTCTTATCCTTGCCTAGATTACCTCACTTAAAGGCTGCCCAAAGGATCCTCCAATATTTGAAAGGTAGACCGGGTGAAGGCCTTTGCTTTCCATCAAGTAGTCAGCCCCAACTTAAAGCTTATGCTGAATCAAATTTTACAGCTCATGATCTCCATCTTAAAGTTTTTTTAGATTCTGACTGGGGTTCTTGTCTAAATACTAGAAGGTCTGTCACAGGCTATTGGATATTTCTTAGTAACTCTCTTATTtcatggaaataa